The nucleotide sequence GCGGCCGCATCGTGTTGAAGAAGAGCGGGGAATGCCGCGCCAGCGCTTCATCATCGTCGACCTCCAAGGTGATTTTGGACAGCAGGGCATTGCCTCCCAGGGCGGCGGGCACCTGCCGCAGCAAGGGCGTGAAGGCGAAGCCGTGCGTGGTGAGCGAGGGCATCCACCACGGCAGCGCCGGCGAGTACAACGTGGAGAAGATGTCCTTCAGCACGCCGCCGCCCCGCCGCGTCTGCTCCAGCAGGTGCGCGACGTGCGCGGGCGTCATCGGCCCTGTGCGCGTCCGCGAGGGCACCACCGCGATACCAATGCGCCGCCACTTCCGAGCCACGGTGTGCGGCGATGCGGGCAGCACCGGCACCAGCAGCGTGGGATTGTCGACGGGGAACACGCCCTCGCCGGCCCGCTGCACCGCCTGGAGCATCGCGCAGGTGAGGTTCCGGAAGTCGAGCCCCTCCGGCAGCTCCACTCGCAGCAGCGGCGACGGCTCCTCGGGACCGGTGAGCCATTCGCCCGGCGCCGCGCGGCCCTCCCTGCGCGGCAAGCCCTCCGAGGCCGCCAGCGAGAGCTCGGCCATCGCGGTGCCATCCATCACCAGGTGGTCGAAGCTCAGCTCCAGGGCGCCCGTCGCCGCGTCCACTCGCGCGCCGAACCAGGCGCTCGACGTCAGCAGGTGGGACGTCCAGGCGCTGTCGCCTCGCGAGGCGCGGTCCACCAGCACCTGCGGGAACAAGCCCTCCCGGCGTGCCTCGGCCAGCGAGCGGCTGGGCGTGCGCGCCAGCAACGCCGCCACCGCGTCAGGCGTCAGCGCCGCGTCGTCCAGGGACAAACGCACCACCTGGAGCCCACCGTCCTCGCACGTGATGGCGGCGGTGAGGACGTCCGCGTCCTGGACGCGTTGGCGTGCATCGGAGCCTTCACGGCCCAGGCGCGCCACCCAGACGTCCAGGGGCTGGTTCTGCCGGCGCACGCCGCGGCTGTCGCGGTACCAGCGCGCCACACGCGCCAGCAGCACCGGTGCCCACATCCCGCCGTCCGTGTCCACGCCCAACGGCTGCACCGTCACCATGATGCGGCGCGAGCGGGGCTCGGTCGTCAGGAACTGCTCCCACGTCGTCAGCGCGGGCACCACCTGGGTCGGCCTCCGCGCCGGAAACAGCCGCCGCCACCCGTCGCAGAAACGCACGAGCCCACTGATGGCATGACGCGCCACTGGATGCAGGTGCGGAAACTGATGCGTCAGCGCAGCATGCACGCGTCCGATGACGCCAACGTCCTGGGCTTCAACCGGAAACGGGAGGGGACCGGATCCGTCCATGGCACACCTCCGAGTGGTCAACGGGGGGATGACCCACGGCATTGGCTGCGTAGCCTACTGGACACGCCACCTGTACCGTCAGGTCATCGCGCGATTTCACTTACAGCCATGCTTTTTGACCTGCCTGCGCGGGTGAAACACGACTCGCGACGGCGCCCCCTCACGGAGCGCATGGGCAACTCACGCAGCGGGCGTGATACGCAGTGCATCAGTCGGGACGGAATCTTCGCGCGACGTGCCACGTCGGCCGGCAAGAATGTCTGACATTGAATGCAAGCGAGCCAAAACGCCTGCCGTCACCCCAGACACATCCTGGTATTCTTTGACAGCCTGACATTCCCATGCACTCCCGCCCGGGGTGTCGGCTCAGGAGCATCCATGTCTTTCATCCGCCGTCCCTTCGCCTGGAGTGCCGCCCTGCTGCTGACGTTCGCGACCGTCGCGGCGGCTGACCCCATCAGCTCCGGGCCCGAGGCGCTCTGTGAGAACAGCGCGAGCGCCGAGTCCTCGCTGGCCATCTGCTTCCAGTCCTTCTGTGACGAGGACTGGGAGTGTGCGAACGCGTGTCCCAACGCGCAGACGGCCGCCTGCGTGAACTCCGTGTGCGAGTACACCTATCGAACGGGCGGCGGCACCGGCGGCTCAGGTGGCCCCTTCTGCTCGGCGATGTTCTGTGCGGATGACTACGACTGTCAGTGCGGAGACCGTCAGGGCTACTGCGGCTTCGACTCCATCTGCTACTTCTAGGCCGCTCGACGCGTCGTTCCGCTCGTCAGGCTCCGGGAAGAAAGCCCGCGCCAGTGAGTCCGGCGCGTCGGTGGACACCTTCCCGGAGCCGCCATGCCACGCATGCTCGACAGCCTTCCCCTTCTCTACCGCGACCTCCTTCCTGACTTCTTCCGGCAGGACGTTCCCGAGGAGAGCAAGGCCACCTGTTCGAACTGCGCCATGAGCCAGGGCTCCGCGCAGGGCGCCGTCGACTCCGTGGACGGCGTCAGCCGCATGTTCCGGCCGGACACCAAGTGCTGCACGTACTCACCGCGCCTGCCCAACTACCTGGTGGGCGCGCTGCTGTCCGATGACCGCCCCGAGCTGGCCGAGGGCCGGCGCCGCATGGAGGCGAAAATCGCCAGCCGCGTGGGCGTCACGCCGCAGTGGGTGAAGCCTCCCGCCAAGTTCCAGTTCCTCTACAAGAACGGCCACCAGTTCTTCGGCCGGGCCGCGTCCCTGCGCTGCGGCTACTTCTCCGCGGACAGCGGCGGCTGCACCATCTGGCCCTACCGAGAAGCCGTCTGCTCCACCTTCTTCTGCAAGTACGTGGCGGGCGCGGACGGCCGCAAGTTCTGGATGTCCCTCAAGACGTACCTGACGCTGGCCGAAATCCAGCTGTCACGCTGGACGGCGCTCCAGCTCCTCCCCGACTACGTGCTGTCCGGCAGGGACCGCGCGGAGACGCAGCCCGGACCGCTCACCGTGGAGGACCTCGATGACACCGCGCCGCCCGCCAAGACCTACGCGGCGCTGTGGCAGGGCTACGAGGGACTCGAGCTCGACTACTTCCGGGAGTGCTACCGCCTGGTGAAGGCGCTGCCCCCGGACGGCGTGGAGAAGCTGCTGGGCCTGGATGGCACCATCGAGCTGAAGACGCTGGAGAAGCTCCATCACACCGCCGTGGCGCCCCAGCTGCCGCGCACGCTCAAGCTCAACCCCGATGCCACCGTCCAGTGGATGCAGGACGGCAGCGTGGCCCTGGGCGCGTACAGCGAATACGACGCCGTGGCCCTGCCCGGTGAAGCCTATGGACTGCTCGTCGACTTCACCGGACGCGAGCCCGTGGACGCCGTGCGCAAGCACCTGCGCGAGCACAAGCAGGCGGACCTGTCCGAGGACGTCCTGCTGGAGCTGTACCGGCACCGCATCCTCGTGGATGCGTGAGGCAGGCGTCCGGCTACGACTGCTGGGACAGCTCTCCCAGCTCGCGCAGCGTGCGGACGGAGGCGTGGGCGTTGCGCCACGCGAAGACTGTCTCTGACAGGTGGTCCGCCATCCACGAGCAGAAGCCCGGGTCTCCGGCGCCCAGCCACGCCGCGGACTCGGACAGCTCCGTCTCCGCCGCTTCCCACGCGCGGCGGTAGGCGCTGGCCGCGGTCATCAGCTCGGACAGGGAGTGGGTGAAGGCGTCCAGGGCCGCGCGCAGCTCCAGCGGCGCGCCCGGCTCCCCCCGGCGAGAATCGCGCAGCCGCCCCAGGTGGACCAGGAGCCCCTGCTCCAGCGCGGCGGCGGTCCCCAGCCGCGCCTGGGCGCCGTGGAGCAGGACCTGGAGGTCCTCGCCCAGCTCATGCTGCAGCTCCTCGGTGGAGCGCGCCACCGGGCGTCCCAGCCGCGTACACACCGCCTGCCACAGGTTGCTGTACCCCAGGAGCTCCGCCACACCGCGGCGCACATGAGGCGGGACGCGATCCAGGAACTCGAGCGCGCACTGACGGGCGGACGTGGCCAGGGGGCCCGCGCCCGGCCCCGCCTTCGCGCACTTCAACACCCGCCAGGCCCACTGGAGCGTCGTCTCGGTGGAGCGGAAGAGGGCTTCACAACCCGCGCTCAGCGTCCCCGCATGGCTGGCGTCCATCAGCGAGGTGGAGGTCGCGGGCACGGTCCGGGCTTCCTCGCCGGAGACCTGCTCCGGGCGTGGCTCCCGTTCCGATGAACCGCGGTCCGGCGACATGCTCCGCCTCCCTCAACGCGACGAGCTACCCCAGGTATCGCATGCCCTGCGCACAAGCTCCAACACCCCATCAGGGGAGGGTTCAGGGCGCCGCGCGTGACCTGAGACGGACCGGATGCCCGGGGATTCAAGCCGGTGTCGTGTCGCACGGGTTGAGAAAATCCGGCCGGGCGCCCGGAACGAGACACCCGGCCGGCGCGCATCCGCGCGGCACGCGCTAGTGAAGGGTGCGCTTGAGACGGCTGAGCCGCTCATGCGTCCGCTTCTGCGCGGGAATCAACTCCATCCGCACGAAGCGTCGATTCTCGCCATGCACCTGGTCCGCGTCGCGCTGGTAGTCGGCGAGGCCATGGTCCTCGCCCTCCTCCAGCGCCTGGATGGCGGCCTTCTCGCCCAGGATGTCCGCGCCGCCTTGGACCAGCTTGGCGAAGGTGCCCCACATGCCCGAGCTCTCTACGGGCTCACCGCCCATCCTCAGGATGCGCTCGCGAATCTCCTCGACCCGGTGCTCATGGTCGTGCTGGCAATACTCCAGCGCGTCACGAGCCAGTGCGTCCGAGACGTGCCCGATCGCCTTGCGATAGGTCTCCACGGCGGAGATTTCGCCGCGCAGGAACGAGTTGAGCATCTCGACGTCCTTGTTGGTGCTCGCCATCGATGGCCTCCATGGGTGACGGGTGAATCCGGCTTGCCGCAAAAGGTGATGCCCGCTGCCGCATGGGCAACGAGGGCTCGCCTCCCCGCCTCCTTCCAAGGTCCGCGCGGACGTTCACCCGACGGCGCCGTGTCCCGCTCCCCATGCGTGCGGGCGAGCGGGCGTCCCTCGGGCAGGCCCCGCCCCGCATACCGCATCGAGGAGGACGGGTTGACGCGCGCCTGAAACAGCCGCTAGCGTAGGTCTTCGCGATGACGCACTCCCACACACCGACCGCCGCGCCGTTTGCCAGCCGCTGCTGTCCGTCGTGTGCCTGTTGTCGTCAGCCGGACCTGGGTTGTTGACGCGCACACGGGACGCCCTTCCAAGCCTCCCTCCTCGCGCTCTTCCCGGCCCGGTCTCCTCTCCCAGGAACCGGGCCGTTTTCGTTTCCGCCCCCAGCCCTGCACCGCGCCTCCCCCATGACCTTCACCGCCGACGCCCGTGTCCCCTGCTCTCCCGTGCTCCCCGCCGGGGGTGATGACGCCTGTGTCACGGGTAGCGCGTTCTGTCTGTGCCGTGCGTGTCCCGTGTGTCCGCCTGCAGGCGGGTGCCGAGCATCGAGAAGCGTGTAGCGCGTCCTTCTCGAACCTTCTTGCTCGTGCGGCCCGCCCTCGAAAGAGGCGGGCCTTTTCTTTTCCTGGAGTCACCATGTCGCCCCCGCAGCCCCAGGCCTCGGCCCTGCTCGCCGAAGCCACTGAAGTGAAGGACGCCCCCGCGCAGGACCTCCTCGCCTGGGCCGAGCGCCGCTTCGGCGCGCGCGCGGCCATCGCCTCCAGCTTCGGCGTGGAGGACATGGTCCTCATCGACCTGGCGCGCCAGCATGCGCCCAGCCTGCGCCTCTTCACGCTCGACACCGGACGCCTGCCCCCGGAGACGTACGAGCTCATGGAGGTGGTGCGTAAGCGCTACGGCGTCACCGTGGAGACGTACTTCCCCGAGCGCGCGCGCGTGGAGGCGCTGGAGTCCACGAACGGCTACTTCTCCTTCCGCCAGAGCCTGGAGGCACGCAAGGCGTGCTGCGCCATCCGCAAGGTGGAGCCCCTGTCGCGCGCGCTCGCGGGCCAACAAGCGTGGGTGACGGGCTTGCGCCGTGAGCAGTCCGTCACCCGCACCGACGTGGCGACGCTGGAGGTGGACAGCGCGCATGGGCTGCTCAAGCTCAACCCGCTGGCCACGTGGAGCAGCCGGGACATCTGGGCCTACGTCCGGGCGAACAGCGTGCCCTACAACGCGCTCCATGACCGTGGCTACCCGTCCATCGGCTGTGCGCCCTGCACGCGCGCGGTGAAACCCTACGAGGACGAGCGCGCGGGCCGCTGGTGGTGGGAGTCCGCGGAGAACCGCGAGTGCGGCCTCCACCCGGTCCGATGAAACGCGCCATGCCTTCACACGCCTTGGATTATCCCGTGTGCCTTCGACTCGAAGGACGCTCCGTCCTGCTGGTGGGCGGCGGCGCCATCGCGGAGGGCCGTGCCCTCGCGGTGCTCGACGCCGGCGCGCGACTGCGCGTCATCGCACCGGAGACCACCGCCACGCTGCGGCGGCTCGCAGCCGATGGACGCCTGGAATGGCAGCCCCGTTCCTACGAGGCCGGCGACGTGCGCGGCCATCACCTGGTGCTCGCGGCCACGGATGACGAGGCCGTGGGCCGGCGGGTGGCCGCCGAAGCCCGGGACCTGGGCCTGTGGGTCAACACCGCGGACGAACCGGCGCTGTGTGACTTCACCCTGCCCTCCGTCGGCAGGCGCGGCCCCATCACCATCGCCGTGTCCTCGGCGGGCCGGGCCCCCGCGCTCGCCAGCCACCTGCGCAAGACGCTCACCGCCCAGGTGACGCGACACCACATCTGGCTGGCGCGACTCAGCGGCTGGCTCCGCGAACACCTGCCCCGAGGCGAAGCGCGCCAGCGACTGCTGAAGCAGGTGGCGGTGGGAGACATCGGCGCGCTGCTGGAGCGAGGCGAGCGCAAGGCCGCCTGGGCTCGGCTCCGCACGGAATTGGAGCACTCGAAGATTCTTGGAGAGACACGATGAGAGAGCAGACGAGAGGCCGAGTGTTCCTGGTCGGCGCGGGTCCGGGAGACCCGGAGCTGTTGACCTTGCGCGCCGCGCGCGTGCTCCGGGAGGCGGACACCGTCGTTCATGACCGGTTGGTCCACCCTGGCGTGCTCGAGCATGCGCGTCCCCACGCCCGGCTCATCTACGTGGGCAAGGAGGGCGGCGGAGACTCCGTGAGCCAGGAGGAGATTCACGTCATCCTCATCGCCCAGGCGCTGCTGGGGCGCCGCGTGGTGCGGCTCAAGGGCGGTGACCCTTTCGTCTTCGGCCGCGGCGGCGAGGAAGCGCTCGCGCTGGAAGAGGCGGGCATCCCGTATGAAGTCGTGCCCGGCCTCACCGCGGGGACAGCCGTGCCCGCGGCGGCGGCCATTCCCGTCACGCACCGGGGTGTCTCCGGGGCGGTGACGTTCGCCACCGCATACCGAGGCGGCAGCGCGCCGGCCTGGGACTTCCTGGCGAAGGCCCAGACGCTGGTCCTCTACATGGCGGGCAGCCGGCTGGAGGAGACGGTGCGCGCGCTGGTCGGCGCGGGGCGCTCCGCGTCCACCCCGGCCGCCGTGGTGGAGGCGGGCACGTGGGAGCATCAACGGGTGGTGGAGGCTCCGCTGAGCCACATCGCCCAGGCGGCGACGCGTGACGCGCTCGGCTCGCCGTCGCTGCTCATCGTGGGCGAGGTCGTCTCGCTGCGCGAGCGCCTGCCTTCGCTGGTGGCGCAGGGAACCTCGGAGCATGGACACGCGCCAGCGCGCGTGGCGGAGGGCGGTCATGAGTGAGCACACGTTCGCGCGGGCGTCCCACCTGTCGGAGCTGGAAGCGGAGAGCATCCACATCCTCCGGGAGACGGTGGCCGAGTTCGCCAACCCGGTGATGCTCTACAGCATCGGCAAGGACTCCCAGGTCCTGCTGCACCTGGCGCGCAAGGCCTTCCACCCCGCGCCCCTGCCCTTCCCGCTGCTCCACGTGGACACCACCTGGAAGTTCCGGGACATGTATGCGTTCCGGGACGCCTTCGTGGCGCGCCACGGACTGCGCCTCATCATCCACCGGAACCAGCGCGCGCTGGCCGAGGGCATCAACCCCTTCGACCACGGCAGCCAGAAGTACACCCATGCGATGAAGACGCAGGCGCTGCTGGAGGCGCTGGCGGCGCATGGCTTCGACGCGGCCTTCGGTGGCGCGCGGCGCGACGAGGAGAAGTCCCGCGCCAAGGAGCGGGTGTTCTCCTTCCGGGACCGGCACGGACAGTGGGACCCTCGCCGCCAGCGGCCGGAGCTGTGGAACCTCTTCAACGGCCGCGTCGACGCGGGCGAGAGCATGCGCGTCTTCCCGCTGTCCAACTGGACGGAGCTGGACGTGTGGCACTACGTGCTGCGCGAGCGCATCCCCGTGGTGCCGCTCTACTTCGCGGCGGAGCGTCCTGTCATTGACCGGGGCGGAACGCTGCTC is from Myxococcus virescens and encodes:
- a CDS encoding DUF2383 domain-containing protein, yielding MASTNKDVEMLNSFLRGEISAVETYRKAIGHVSDALARDALEYCQHDHEHRVEEIRERILRMGGEPVESSGMWGTFAKLVQGGADILGEKAAIQALEEGEDHGLADYQRDADQVHGENRRFVRMELIPAQKRTHERLSRLKRTLH
- a CDS encoding phosphoadenylyl-sulfate reductase, coding for MSPPQPQASALLAEATEVKDAPAQDLLAWAERRFGARAAIASSFGVEDMVLIDLARQHAPSLRLFTLDTGRLPPETYELMEVVRKRYGVTVETYFPERARVEALESTNGYFSFRQSLEARKACCAIRKVEPLSRALAGQQAWVTGLRREQSVTRTDVATLEVDSAHGLLKLNPLATWSSRDIWAYVRANSVPYNALHDRGYPSIGCAPCTRAVKPYEDERAGRWWWESAENRECGLHPVR
- a CDS encoding precorrin-2 dehydrogenase/sirohydrochlorin ferrochelatase family protein gives rise to the protein MKRAMPSHALDYPVCLRLEGRSVLLVGGGAIAEGRALAVLDAGARLRVIAPETTATLRRLAADGRLEWQPRSYEAGDVRGHHLVLAATDDEAVGRRVAAEARDLGLWVNTADEPALCDFTLPSVGRRGPITIAVSSAGRAPALASHLRKTLTAQVTRHHIWLARLSGWLREHLPRGEARQRLLKQVAVGDIGALLERGERKAAWARLRTELEHSKILGETR
- the cobA gene encoding uroporphyrinogen-III C-methyltransferase, with the protein product MREQTRGRVFLVGAGPGDPELLTLRAARVLREADTVVHDRLVHPGVLEHARPHARLIYVGKEGGGDSVSQEEIHVILIAQALLGRRVVRLKGGDPFVFGRGGEEALALEEAGIPYEVVPGLTAGTAVPAAAAIPVTHRGVSGAVTFATAYRGGSAPAWDFLAKAQTLVLYMAGSRLEETVRALVGAGRSASTPAAVVEAGTWEHQRVVEAPLSHIAQAATRDALGSPSLLIVGEVVSLRERLPSLVAQGTSEHGHAPARVAEGGHE
- the cysD gene encoding sulfate adenylyltransferase subunit CysD, with product MSEHTFARASHLSELEAESIHILRETVAEFANPVMLYSIGKDSQVLLHLARKAFHPAPLPFPLLHVDTTWKFRDMYAFRDAFVARHGLRLIIHRNQRALAEGINPFDHGSQKYTHAMKTQALLEALAAHGFDAAFGGARRDEEKSRAKERVFSFRDRHGQWDPRRQRPELWNLFNGRVDAGESMRVFPLSNWTELDVWHYVLRERIPVVPLYFAAERPVIDRGGTLLMVDDERMRLRPGEKPELRRVRFRTLGCYPLSGAIESSATTVETVIHEMVNARQSERQGRLIDHDEEGSMELKKREGYF